A genomic window from Neoarius graeffei isolate fNeoGra1 chromosome 5, fNeoGra1.pri, whole genome shotgun sequence includes:
- the m6pr gene encoding cation-dependent mannose-6-phosphate receptor — protein MAKHTCWRWLAFLVLMATGAQASPNTDRCKLVNENSSERKVLRVLELLTNQNFTAQTKEKEYTYVFQVCGDADGMKDAGVMQRDKNGKQVLIGNYSLTQAVQGSDWVMLMYQGGEKYHLHCSQEERRAMVMISCDRSKVAGSFTVVKEDRDRETECFYLFELDSSAVCPVIESKLSTGSILLIVLVSCLAVYLIIGFLYQRLIIGAKGVDQFPNYGFWTEIGNLSADGCDFVCRSRGSREEPPTYRGVTTEPLEEPEERDDHLLPM, from the exons ATGGCCAAACATACATGCTGGAGATGGCTTGCTTTTCTTGTACTGATGGCTACTGGAGCACAAGCAAGTCCCAACACGGACAGGTGCAAGTTGGTCAACGAGAACTCATCTGAGAGAAAAGTGCTCCGTGTCCTGGAGCTCCTCACCAATCAGAA CTTTACTGCTCAAACCAAAGAGAAGGAGTACACCTACGTGTTCCAGGTGTGCGGCGATGCAGATGGGATGAAGGATGCCGGAGTGATGCAGAGGGACAAGAACGGCAAGCAAGTGCTCATTGGGAATTACAGTTTAACACAGGCTGTTCAAGGAA gTGACTGGGTAATGCTGATGTACCAGGGTGGGGAGAAATATCATCTACATTGCTCACAGGAGGAAAGGAGAGCCATGGTCATGATTTCCTGTGACAGAAGTAAGGTTGCG GGATCGTTCACAGTGGTTAAGGAGGACAGAGACCGGGAAACTGAATGTTTTTACTTGTTCGAGTTGGACTCCAGTGCTGTGTGTCCTGTGATTGAATCCAAACTCAGCACTGGATCCATACTTCTCATTGT tctgGTCTCCTGCTTGGCCGTCTACCTAATTATTGGATTTCTCTATCAGCGACTGATCATTGGAGCAAAAGGAGTCGATCAGTTTCCAAACTATGGCTTTTGGACAGAAATAGGCAACTTGTCAGCT GATGGATGTGACTTTGTGTGCCGTTCCCGTGGCAGCAGAGAGGAACCTCCCACTTACAGGGGCGTGACTACTGAGCCGTTAGAAGAGCCAGAGGAAAGGGACGATCATTTGCTTCCAATGTGA